The Panicum virgatum strain AP13 chromosome 5K, P.virgatum_v5, whole genome shotgun sequence genome has a window encoding:
- the LOC120710091 gene encoding mitogen-activated protein kinase 8-like isoform X2, with amino-acid sequence MDFFSEYGDANRYKIQEVIGKGSYGVVCSAIDQHTGDKVAIKKIHNIFEHLSDAARILREIKLLRLLRHPDIVEIKHIMLPPSRRDFKDIYVVFELMDTDLHQVIKANDDLTKEHHQFFLYQMLRALKYIHTANVYHRDLKPKNILANANCKLKICDFGLARVAFNDTPTTVFWTDYVATRWYRAPELCGSFFSKYSPAIDIWSIGCIFAEILTGKPLFPGKNVVHQLDLMTDLLGTPSLDTVSRIRNEKARRYLTSMRKKHPVPFSERFPKADPAALKLLQRLLAFDPKDRPTAEEALADPYFKGLAKVEREPSCQPITKMEFEFERRKVTKEDVKELIFREILEYHPQLLKDYMNGTEKTNFLYPSAVDNFRRQFANLEENGGKSGAQIPSSDRKHVSLPRTTTVHSNPIPPNGNSQVPQRIPTARPGRVVGPVIPYENLTAVDPYNQRRVARNPVLPPATSNLSAYTYHRKSDNSDRELQQELEKDRMQYQPAQRFMDAKAVPQMSPDLRSSYYIPKGVPKDDVVERAASQSSMIHGIAPFNGIASVGGGGYNKVNAVQYGVSRMY; translated from the exons ATGGACTTCTTCAGTGAATATGGTGATGCTAACAGATACAAAATCCAAGAGGTCATTGGCAAAGGAAGTTATGGTGTTGTTTGCTCAGCTATTGACCAACATACAGGCGACAAGGTGGCAATCAAGAAAATACATAATATCTTTGAGCACTTATCCGATGCTGCCCGGATCCTCCGTGAGATCAAACTACTTCGGCTATTGCGACATCCTGATATAGTTGAGATCAAGCATATAATGTTGCCACCATCAAGGAGGGACTTCAAAGATATCTATGTTGTGTTTGAGCTGATGGATACAGACCTACACCAAGTCATCAAGGCAAATGATGACTTAACCAAAGAGCATCATCAGTTCTTTCTATATCAGATGCTCCGTGCACTCAAATACATTCATACTG CTAATGTTTATCATCGTGATTTGAAGCCAAAGAATATATTGGCTAATGCTAACTGTAAACTTAAAATATGTGACTTTGGATTGGCAAGAGTGGCATTCAATGACACTCCTACAACAGTATTCTGGACG GATTATGTTGCTACAAGATGGTATAGGGCTCCAGAACTGTGCGGATCTTTCTTTTCTAAG TATTCACCAGCTATTGACATCTGGAGTATTGGTTGCATTTTTGCGGAGATTTTAACAGGGAAGCCATTGTTTCCTGGAAAAAATGTGGTCCACCAATTGGATCTGATGACTGATCTCTTGGGTACTCCATCGCTTGATACAGTTTCCAGG ATTCGCAATGAGAAGGCAAGGAGGTACTTGACTAGCATGAGGAAAAAACATCCAGTACCATTTTCTGAGAGGTTCCCTAAAGCAGATCCAGCTGCACTCAAACTTTTGCAGAGGCTTTTAGCATTTGATCCTAAGGATAGGCCAACTGCTGAAGAG GCATTGGCTGATCCATATTTTAAAGGCCTCGCAAAAGTAGAGAGAGAACCATCGTGCCAGCCAATAACCAAAATGGAGTTTGAGTTTGAACGAAGAAAGGTGACCAAAGAGGATGTCAAGGAACTTATTTTCCGGGAGATATTGGAGTATCATCCTCAGCTTCTTAAGGATTACATGAATGGAACTGAAAAAACAAACTTTCTATATCCTAG TGCTGTTGACAATTTCCGAAGGCAATTTGCTAACTTGGAGGAAAATGGAGGAAAGAGTGGGGCACAAATCCCGTCATCAGACAGAAAGCATGTTTCCCTCCCAAG GACTACTACAGTTCATTCTAATCCGATCCCTCCAAATGGAAATTCCCAAGTTCCTCAAAGGATTCCAACAG CTAGACCAGGAAGAGTTGTTGGCCCCGTAATACCATATGAGAACCTGACTGCTGTTGATCCATACAACCAACGAAGAGTGGCGAGGAATCCAGTACTTCCTCCAGCCACTTCTAATCTATCAGCATACACTTACCACCGGAAGTCTGACAACTCAGACAGAGAGCTCCAACAGGAGCTTGAAAAAGATCGCATGCAGTACCAGCCAGCACAGCGGTTCATGGATGCCAAGGCAGTGCCTCAGATGTCTCCTGACTTGAGGTCTTCCTACTACATACCCAAAGGTGTCCCGAAAGATGATGTTGTGGAAAGAGCTGCGTCGCAGTCGAGCATGATTCATGGAATCGCCCCTTTTAATGGCATTGCATCTGTAGGAGGTGGAGGCTATAATAAGGTCAATGCAGTTCAATATGGAGTTTCTAGGATGTATTAG
- the LOC120710092 gene encoding CTD small phosphatase-like protein 2, with translation MPALRMKRMLEDTEFANEFSTKSVKSMKISHFPVSELEQSAVLNSSDKVPLDESDPTIQLGDQDIRIMEASGLHDLHGGKSIGVLKDLTSGVVVSPNTEADSSANYDDNESLLHVVNYVNKEFSDEGVDYSAQNLCAVSDHEASWVPNQCCNLLDICSPDDDFRFLLDNPTNLLPSYTGFCDEFVSVDALMNMSSRCGVFPLIESASEASIDNKPCSSEVDLCFSNSEVLEWLNPHLSEEDLPDLVDFAELTSNDVPAIKEQRTRKVTLVLDLDETLVHSTMEQCDDADFTFPVFYDMKEHVVYVKKRPHVHMFLQKMAKMFEVVIFTASQSVYANQLLDVLDPENKLFSKRFFRESCLFTDSGYTKDLTVVGVDLAKVAIIDNTPQVFQLQVNNGIPIESWYDNPVDEALPQLIPFLEILAVADDVRPIIAKKFGNTIDSC, from the exons ATGCCTGCACTGAGAATGAAGAGGATGCTTGAAGATACTGAATTTGCTAACGAGTTCAGCACAAAGTCTGTTAAATCCATGAAAATTTCGCATTTTCCTGTCAGTGAGTTAGAGCAGTCCGCTGTGCTAAACTCGTCAGATAAAGTTCCTCTAGATG AGTCGGATCCAACTATTCAGCTTGGTGACCAGGATATTAGGATAATGGAAGCTTCTGGCTTGCATGATCTGCATGGAGGGAAATCCATTGGTGTGCTCAAG GATTTAACATCTGGGGTGGTAGTTTCACCAAATACGGAGGCTGATTCCTCTGCTAATTATGATGACAATGAGTCTCTGTTACATGTAGTGAATTATGTAAACAAAG AGTTTTCAGATGAAGGTGTAGATTATTCAGCCCAGAATTTATGTGCTGTTAGTGATCATGAGGCAAGCTGGGTTCCAAATCAGTGTTGCAACCTGCTGGATATTTGCAGTCCAGATGATGATTTCCGTTTCTTGTTGGATAATCCAACCAATCTTCTTCCTAGTTATACTGGATTTTGTGACGAATTTGTATCGGTTGATGCATTGATGAACATGAGCAGCAGATGTGGTGTGTTTCCACTTATTGAGAGTGCCTCAGAAGCCAGTATTGATAATAAGCCATGCTCATCTGAGGTGGATTTGTGCTTTAGTAATTCTGAGGTATTAGAGTGGCTTAACCCACACCTATCCGAGGAGGATTTACCAGATCTTGTTGATTTTGCTGAGTTGACTTCAAATGATGTTCCTGCAATAAAAGAGCAACGGACCAGAAAGGTCACTCTTGTACTTGATTTGGATG AAACCCTTGTTCATTCAACTATGGAGCAATGTGATGACGCTGATTTCACTTTTCCTGTGTTCTATGATATGAAAGAGCATGTGGTGTATGTGAAAAAGAGACCACACGTCCATATGTTTCTCCAAAAGATGGCTAAGATGTTTGAGGTAGTGATATTCACAGCCAGCCAAAGTGTTTATGCAAACCAGTTGCTTGACGTGCTGGATCCAGAGAACAAACTTTTCTCCAAGCGATTTTTCCGGGAATCATGTCTATTCACAGACAGCGGCTACACAAAAGATCTGACTGTTGTTGGAGTTGACCTTGCCAAGGTTGCCATAATTGACAACACTCCACAG GTTTTCCAGCTCCAAGTGAACAATGGTATACCAATAGAGAGTTGGTATGACAACCCTGTAGATGAGGCTCTACCTCAGTTGATCCCTTTCCTGGAGATCCTTGCTGTCGCGGATGACGTCCGGCCTATCATTGCCAAGAAGTTTGGCAACACTATAGATAGTTGCTGa
- the LOC120710091 gene encoding mitogen-activated protein kinase 8-like isoform X1: MQATDHHHQQQQRRKGSPEMDFFSEYGDANRYKIQEVIGKGSYGVVCSAIDQHTGDKVAIKKIHNIFEHLSDAARILREIKLLRLLRHPDIVEIKHIMLPPSRRDFKDIYVVFELMDTDLHQVIKANDDLTKEHHQFFLYQMLRALKYIHTANVYHRDLKPKNILANANCKLKICDFGLARVAFNDTPTTVFWTDYVATRWYRAPELCGSFFSKYSPAIDIWSIGCIFAEILTGKPLFPGKNVVHQLDLMTDLLGTPSLDTVSRIRNEKARRYLTSMRKKHPVPFSERFPKADPAALKLLQRLLAFDPKDRPTAEEALADPYFKGLAKVEREPSCQPITKMEFEFERRKVTKEDVKELIFREILEYHPQLLKDYMNGTEKTNFLYPSAVDNFRRQFANLEENGGKSGAQIPSSDRKHVSLPRTTTVHSNPIPPNGNSQVPQRIPTARPGRVVGPVIPYENLTAVDPYNQRRVARNPVLPPATSNLSAYTYHRKSDNSDRELQQELEKDRMQYQPAQRFMDAKAVPQMSPDLRSSYYIPKGVPKDDVVERAASQSSMIHGIAPFNGIASVGGGGYNKVNAVQYGVSRMY, encoded by the exons ATGCAGGCGAcggaccaccaccaccagcagcagcagcggaggaAG GGTTCACCAGAGATGGACTTCTTCAGTGAATATGGTGATGCTAACAGATACAAAATCCAAGAGGTCATTGGCAAAGGAAGTTATGGTGTTGTTTGCTCAGCTATTGACCAACATACAGGCGACAAGGTGGCAATCAAGAAAATACATAATATCTTTGAGCACTTATCCGATGCTGCCCGGATCCTCCGTGAGATCAAACTACTTCGGCTATTGCGACATCCTGATATAGTTGAGATCAAGCATATAATGTTGCCACCATCAAGGAGGGACTTCAAAGATATCTATGTTGTGTTTGAGCTGATGGATACAGACCTACACCAAGTCATCAAGGCAAATGATGACTTAACCAAAGAGCATCATCAGTTCTTTCTATATCAGATGCTCCGTGCACTCAAATACATTCATACTG CTAATGTTTATCATCGTGATTTGAAGCCAAAGAATATATTGGCTAATGCTAACTGTAAACTTAAAATATGTGACTTTGGATTGGCAAGAGTGGCATTCAATGACACTCCTACAACAGTATTCTGGACG GATTATGTTGCTACAAGATGGTATAGGGCTCCAGAACTGTGCGGATCTTTCTTTTCTAAG TATTCACCAGCTATTGACATCTGGAGTATTGGTTGCATTTTTGCGGAGATTTTAACAGGGAAGCCATTGTTTCCTGGAAAAAATGTGGTCCACCAATTGGATCTGATGACTGATCTCTTGGGTACTCCATCGCTTGATACAGTTTCCAGG ATTCGCAATGAGAAGGCAAGGAGGTACTTGACTAGCATGAGGAAAAAACATCCAGTACCATTTTCTGAGAGGTTCCCTAAAGCAGATCCAGCTGCACTCAAACTTTTGCAGAGGCTTTTAGCATTTGATCCTAAGGATAGGCCAACTGCTGAAGAG GCATTGGCTGATCCATATTTTAAAGGCCTCGCAAAAGTAGAGAGAGAACCATCGTGCCAGCCAATAACCAAAATGGAGTTTGAGTTTGAACGAAGAAAGGTGACCAAAGAGGATGTCAAGGAACTTATTTTCCGGGAGATATTGGAGTATCATCCTCAGCTTCTTAAGGATTACATGAATGGAACTGAAAAAACAAACTTTCTATATCCTAG TGCTGTTGACAATTTCCGAAGGCAATTTGCTAACTTGGAGGAAAATGGAGGAAAGAGTGGGGCACAAATCCCGTCATCAGACAGAAAGCATGTTTCCCTCCCAAG GACTACTACAGTTCATTCTAATCCGATCCCTCCAAATGGAAATTCCCAAGTTCCTCAAAGGATTCCAACAG CTAGACCAGGAAGAGTTGTTGGCCCCGTAATACCATATGAGAACCTGACTGCTGTTGATCCATACAACCAACGAAGAGTGGCGAGGAATCCAGTACTTCCTCCAGCCACTTCTAATCTATCAGCATACACTTACCACCGGAAGTCTGACAACTCAGACAGAGAGCTCCAACAGGAGCTTGAAAAAGATCGCATGCAGTACCAGCCAGCACAGCGGTTCATGGATGCCAAGGCAGTGCCTCAGATGTCTCCTGACTTGAGGTCTTCCTACTACATACCCAAAGGTGTCCCGAAAGATGATGTTGTGGAAAGAGCTGCGTCGCAGTCGAGCATGATTCATGGAATCGCCCCTTTTAATGGCATTGCATCTGTAGGAGGTGGAGGCTATAATAAGGTCAATGCAGTTCAATATGGAGTTTCTAGGATGTATTAG